The following are from one region of the Microbacterium paraoxydans genome:
- a CDS encoding aldo/keto reductase has product MSTPERLTVPTLGYGAANVGNLFRELSDDDAWAVLDAAWESGIRFYDTAPHYGLGLSERRLGAFLQTKPRDEYVLSTKVGRLLRPNPDHAGGLDTANDFHVPDDLQRVWDFSADGIRTSLDESRERLGIERIDLLYLHDPERHDLDLALAEALPALEQLRADGEVTAIGIGSMVSEALAASVRSADLDLVMVAGRYTLLEQPAAVDVLPACRETGTGIVAASVFNSGLLAANEPRRDGRYEYGQLPDELWDRLVRIAAVCADHDVPLPAAAIRFPLQADVVRSVVVGGSRPAQLRQNAEYASLQIPSALWENLAAEGLIPAS; this is encoded by the coding sequence ATGTCCACGCCTGAGCGCCTGACCGTCCCGACCCTCGGCTACGGTGCCGCGAACGTCGGCAACCTCTTCCGTGAGCTGTCCGACGACGACGCATGGGCGGTGCTGGACGCGGCGTGGGAGAGCGGCATCCGCTTCTACGACACCGCTCCGCACTACGGCCTCGGGCTGTCCGAGCGTCGACTCGGAGCCTTCCTGCAGACGAAGCCGCGGGACGAGTACGTGCTCTCGACCAAGGTCGGCCGGCTGCTGCGCCCGAACCCCGACCACGCCGGCGGCCTCGACACCGCGAACGACTTCCACGTGCCGGACGACCTCCAGCGCGTGTGGGACTTCTCGGCGGACGGCATCCGGACGAGCCTGGACGAGTCCCGCGAGCGGCTCGGCATCGAGCGCATCGACCTCCTCTACCTGCACGACCCGGAGCGGCACGACCTCGACCTCGCGCTCGCCGAGGCCCTTCCCGCCCTGGAGCAGCTGCGCGCGGACGGCGAGGTGACCGCGATCGGCATCGGCTCGATGGTCTCGGAGGCTCTGGCGGCGTCGGTGCGCTCCGCAGACCTCGACCTCGTGATGGTGGCCGGTCGGTACACGCTGCTGGAGCAGCCCGCCGCCGTCGACGTGCTGCCCGCGTGCCGCGAGACCGGAACCGGGATCGTCGCGGCGTCGGTGTTCAACTCCGGACTCCTCGCGGCGAACGAGCCGCGTCGGGACGGCCGGTACGAGTACGGACAGCTCCCCGACGAGCTGTGGGACCGCCTCGTGCGCATCGCCGCGGTGTGCGCCGATCACGACGTGCCCCTGCCGGCCGCCGCGATCCGGTTCCCGCTCCAGGCCGACGTGGTGCGCTCCGTGGTGGTCGGCGGCAGTCGCCCGGCGCAGCTCCGGCAGAACGCCGAGTACGCTTCGCTGCAGATCCCCTCCGCGCTGTGGGAGAACCTCGCGGCCGAGGGCCTCATCCCCGCCTCCTGA
- a CDS encoding L-fuconate dehydratase produces MSRIVALDTTDIRFPTSLSLDGSDAMNPDPDYSAAYVIVRTDAGDGIEGHAFVFTIGRGNDVQVAAIDALAGHLVGREIEPLLDDMGGTFREIIGDSQLRWLGPEKGVMHMAIGAVVNALWDIKAKRAGLPLWQLLARMTPEELVDLVDFRYLTNALTREEALEILRAAEPGRAEREQQLLATGYPGYTTSPGWLGYSDEKLERLAREAMADGFTQIKLKVGADLNDDIRRFRKAREVCGPDFPIAIDANQRWEVSEAIEWVNALAEFHPAWIEEPTSPDDILGHAEIARGVAPIRVATGEHAQNRMIFKQLLQADAISVMQIDAVRVAGVNENIANLLLAAKFDVPVCPHAGGVGLCEAVQHLSMFDFVAVSGTREGRLIEFVDHLHEHFVVPTDIQGGSYMAPTAPGTGMEMKADSIAEYTWTGAHVHA; encoded by the coding sequence GTGAGCCGTATCGTCGCCCTCGACACCACCGACATCCGCTTCCCCACGTCGCTGAGCCTGGACGGCTCCGACGCGATGAACCCGGACCCCGACTACTCCGCCGCGTACGTCATCGTCCGCACGGACGCCGGCGACGGCATCGAGGGGCACGCCTTCGTCTTCACGATCGGCCGCGGCAACGACGTGCAGGTCGCCGCCATCGACGCGCTCGCCGGGCACCTCGTCGGGCGTGAGATCGAGCCGCTGCTCGACGACATGGGCGGCACGTTCCGCGAGATCATCGGCGACTCGCAGCTCCGCTGGCTGGGCCCGGAGAAGGGCGTCATGCACATGGCCATCGGCGCGGTCGTCAACGCGCTGTGGGACATCAAGGCCAAGCGCGCGGGCCTGCCGCTCTGGCAGCTGCTCGCCCGGATGACCCCGGAGGAGCTCGTCGACCTCGTCGACTTCCGCTACCTCACCAACGCCCTCACCCGCGAGGAGGCGCTGGAGATCCTGCGCGCGGCGGAGCCCGGCCGGGCCGAGCGCGAGCAGCAGCTCCTCGCCACGGGATACCCCGGCTACACGACCAGCCCCGGCTGGCTCGGCTACTCCGACGAGAAGCTCGAGCGCCTCGCCCGGGAGGCCATGGCCGACGGCTTCACGCAGATCAAGCTCAAGGTCGGTGCCGATCTCAACGACGATATCCGCCGCTTCCGCAAGGCGCGCGAGGTGTGCGGCCCGGACTTCCCCATCGCGATCGACGCGAACCAGCGCTGGGAGGTGTCCGAGGCGATCGAGTGGGTGAACGCGCTCGCCGAGTTCCACCCCGCCTGGATCGAGGAGCCCACGAGCCCCGACGACATCCTCGGCCACGCCGAGATCGCCCGCGGCGTCGCGCCCATCCGCGTCGCCACCGGTGAGCACGCGCAGAACCGGATGATCTTCAAGCAGCTCCTGCAGGCCGACGCGATCTCGGTCATGCAGATCGACGCCGTCCGCGTCGCGGGGGTCAACGAGAACATCGCCAACCTGCTGCTCGCGGCGAAGTTCGACGTGCCGGTGTGCCCGCACGCCGGCGGCGTCGGGCTGTGCGAGGCCGTGCAGCACCTGTCGATGTTCGACTTCGTCGCCGTCTCCGGCACCCGCGAGGGCCGCCTGATCGAGTTCGTCGACCACCTGCACGAGCACTTCGTCGTGCCGACCGACATCCAGGGCGGCTCCTACATGGCCCCGACCGCGCCGGGGACGGGCATGGAGATGAAGGCCGACAGCATCGCGGAGTACACCTGGACGGGTGCGCATGTCCACGCCTGA
- a CDS encoding fumarylacetoacetate hydrolase family protein, protein MKFARLGTPGAEIPVLLEGDRYLDLRPVTSDVNGDFLAGDFVARVAAARDAGELSELPDAATMRIGAPIARPSAVICIGMNYAAHAAESGSEPPTIPIIFLKTPNTVVGPNDAVTIPRGSEKTDWEVELGIVIGTRTAYLDSPDESMAHVAGFVAANDVSERDFQMAVSGGQWSKGKIAFGFNPTGPWLVTPDEVDHQALGLRSFVNGEPRQDSNTSDMIFTVEQIVHHLSQYVTLEPGDLILTGTPQGVALSGKYPYLAAGDVVEIEIDGLGRQRQDFIAWEAEK, encoded by the coding sequence ATGAAGTTCGCGCGGCTCGGCACCCCGGGGGCGGAGATCCCCGTCCTCCTGGAGGGTGACCGCTACCTCGACCTCCGCCCGGTGACATCCGATGTCAACGGCGACTTCCTTGCGGGAGACTTCGTCGCCCGCGTCGCCGCCGCCCGCGACGCCGGGGAGCTCTCCGAGCTGCCGGACGCCGCGACGATGCGCATCGGCGCCCCGATCGCCCGCCCGAGTGCGGTGATCTGCATCGGGATGAACTACGCCGCCCACGCCGCGGAGTCGGGGTCGGAGCCGCCGACCATCCCCATCATCTTCCTCAAGACGCCCAACACGGTGGTCGGCCCGAACGACGCCGTGACCATCCCGCGCGGGAGCGAGAAGACCGACTGGGAGGTCGAGCTCGGCATCGTCATCGGCACCCGCACCGCGTACCTCGACTCCCCGGACGAGTCGATGGCGCACGTCGCCGGCTTCGTCGCCGCGAACGACGTGTCGGAGCGCGACTTCCAGATGGCGGTCTCCGGCGGGCAGTGGTCGAAGGGCAAGATCGCCTTCGGCTTCAACCCCACGGGTCCGTGGCTGGTCACGCCCGACGAGGTCGACCACCAGGCGCTCGGCCTCCGCAGCTTCGTGAACGGCGAGCCTCGGCAGGACTCGAACACGAGCGACATGATCTTCACGGTCGAGCAGATCGTGCACCACCTGTCGCAGTACGTGACGCTCGAGCCCGGTGACCTGATCCTCACGGGCACGCCGCAGGGCGTGGCCCTGTCCGGCAAGTACCCCTACCTGGCGGCGGGCGACGTGGTCGAGATCGAGATCGACGGCCTCGGCCGCCAGCGCCAGGACTTCATCGCATGGGAGGCAGAGAAGTGA
- a CDS encoding SDR family NAD(P)-dependent oxidoreductase has product MGGREVTLRQAQGPDAGTEGLVAIVTGGASGIGAAIADRLHADGITVAVLDRDTTHADERFAAFTADVSDRASVDAAVAAVAERFGRIDIVVNNAGIGAQGDIAANDDDEWARVLSINVTGIARVTSAALPWLRKSPAAAVCNTASIASTTGLPQRALYSASKGAVSALTRAMAADHLREGIRVNAVNPGTADTPWVGRLLDSAADPAAERAALEARQPHGRLVSPDEVAAAVAYLVSPAAGSTTGTFIEVDGGMAQLRLRPE; this is encoded by the coding sequence ATGGGAGGCAGAGAAGTGACCCTTCGACAGGCTCAGGGACCCGACGCCGGCACGGAAGGCCTCGTGGCCATCGTCACCGGTGGCGCCTCCGGCATCGGCGCGGCGATCGCCGACCGTCTGCACGCGGACGGCATCACCGTCGCGGTCCTCGACCGCGACACCACACACGCCGACGAGCGCTTCGCGGCGTTCACCGCCGACGTCTCCGACCGCGCGAGCGTGGACGCCGCCGTCGCCGCTGTCGCCGAGCGCTTCGGCCGCATCGACATCGTCGTCAACAACGCCGGCATCGGCGCGCAGGGCGACATCGCCGCGAACGACGACGACGAGTGGGCGCGCGTCCTCTCCATCAACGTCACCGGCATCGCACGGGTGACATCGGCGGCACTGCCCTGGCTGCGGAAGTCCCCGGCCGCCGCGGTGTGCAACACGGCCTCGATCGCCTCGACCACCGGGCTCCCGCAGCGGGCGCTGTACTCCGCGTCGAAGGGCGCCGTGTCGGCTCTGACCCGCGCGATGGCCGCCGACCACCTGCGCGAGGGCATCCGCGTCAACGCGGTCAACCCCGGCACCGCAGACACGCCGTGGGTCGGACGACTGCTCGACTCCGCGGCCGACCCCGCCGCCGAGCGGGCCGCGTTGGAGGCACGACAGCCCCACGGACGCCTGGTGAGCCCCGACGAGGTCGCCGCCGCGGTGGCTTACCTCGTGAGTCCCGCCGCGGGCTCCACCACGGGCACCTTCATCGAGGTCGACGGGGGGATGGCGCAGCTCCGCCTCCGCCCCGAGTGA
- a CDS encoding amidohydrolase family protein, with the protein MRILDSHLHLWDPEALGYTWLEGPLAGRFGADEFERARVERATDERAVFVQAETIEDDFLAEVRWVAGQAERLGVVGIVAGARLDRGTDTTVHLESLTAEPLVVGVRHLLQGEPDGVMLSSAFITGAREVAAHGWTFDACVRAAQLPDLARLSGAIPELRIVLDHLGKPEVGTASAPRTPSVEWERDLAELARHPGVFCKVSGLPAEAGGDWSLAQLEPFLDTAADVFGPERLMWGSDWPVSAVGPAEHDGTHALADGAPVYQPSARSRWADAVATWASSRGIDPDALFHATAASVYSL; encoded by the coding sequence ATGCGCATCCTCGACTCGCACCTGCACCTGTGGGACCCGGAAGCCCTCGGGTACACGTGGCTCGAAGGGCCGCTCGCGGGGCGCTTCGGCGCCGACGAGTTCGAGCGTGCGCGGGTCGAGCGGGCCACGGACGAGCGGGCCGTGTTCGTGCAGGCCGAGACCATCGAGGACGACTTCCTCGCGGAGGTGCGGTGGGTGGCTGGACAGGCGGAGCGGCTCGGGGTGGTCGGCATCGTCGCCGGCGCTCGGCTCGATCGCGGCACCGACACCACGGTGCACCTGGAGAGTCTCACCGCGGAGCCCCTGGTCGTCGGGGTGCGTCATCTCCTGCAGGGGGAGCCGGACGGCGTGATGCTCTCGTCGGCCTTCATCACCGGAGCCCGGGAGGTCGCGGCGCACGGGTGGACCTTCGACGCATGCGTGCGTGCCGCGCAGCTCCCGGACCTCGCACGACTGTCGGGTGCGATCCCCGAGCTGCGGATCGTGCTCGACCACCTGGGGAAGCCGGAGGTCGGGACGGCTTCTGCTCCGCGCACGCCCTCGGTGGAGTGGGAGCGCGACCTCGCCGAGCTGGCGCGACACCCCGGGGTGTTCTGCAAGGTGTCCGGACTGCCCGCGGAGGCCGGAGGGGACTGGAGCCTCGCGCAGCTCGAACCCTTCCTCGACACCGCGGCCGACGTCTTCGGTCCCGAGCGTCTGATGTGGGGGAGCGACTGGCCCGTGTCGGCGGTCGGTCCCGCGGAGCATGACGGCACGCACGCTCTCGCCGACGGTGCACCGGTGTATCAGCCGTCCGCCCGCAGCCGCTGGGCCGACGCCGTGGCGACGTGGGCCTCCTCCCGCGGCATCGATCCCGACGCCCTCTTCCACGCCACCGCCGCCTCCGTCTACTCCCTCTAA